In Hoplias malabaricus isolate fHopMal1 chromosome 6, fHopMal1.hap1, whole genome shotgun sequence, a single window of DNA contains:
- the LOC136700209 gene encoding gap junction beta-3 protein-like: protein MDWKTLESLVSGVNKYSTGFGRIWLSLVFVFRVMVFVVAAERVWSDDQKDFDCDTKRPGCPNACYNYYFPIIHTRLWALQLIFVTCPSFLVVMHVWYREDRERKYRLTHGEEAKLYDNPGQKHGGLWWTYLFSLFFKTAIEVGFLYLLHLIYHNFDMPRSVVCDVEPCRQVTCYIARPTEKRVFTYFMVGASAVCIILNVSEIFYLIAMRILHLTHKGSRVTVHQRCEECEGSIAMTPIDYKSTYKEKSEKQS, encoded by the coding sequence ATGGATTGGAAGACTCTAGAGTCGCTCGTCAGTGGGGTGAACAAGTACTCCACAGGTTTTGGACGTATCTGGCTGTCTCTGGTGTTTGTTTTTcgtgtgatggtgtttgtggTGGCTGCGGAGCGAGTGTGGAGCGATGACCAGAAGGACTTTGACTGTGACACCAAAAGACCTGGCTGTCCCAATGCCTGCTACAACTATTACTTCCCCATCATACATACACGCCTCTGGGCCTTGCAGCTCATCTTTGTGACCTGCCCCTCCTTCCTGGTGGTCATGCATGTGTGGTATCGTGAAGACCGTGAGCGTAAGTACCGCCTGACCCACGGTGAGGAAGCCAAACTTTACGACAACCCTGGGCAGAAACACGGAGGTCTGTGGTGGACCTATCTCTTCAGCCTCTTCTTCAAGACTGCCATAGAGGTGGGCTTCCTTTACCTGCTGCATCTCATCTACCACAATTTCGACATGCCCCGCAGTGTGGTCTGTGACGTCGAGCCCTGCAGACAAGTCACATGCTATATAGCCCGTCCCACTGAGAAGAGAGTCTTCACATACTTCATGGTGGGGGCCTCAGCTGTCTGCATCAtcctgaatgtgtctgagatcTTCTACCTGATCGCCATGAGGATCCTGCACCTCACCCACAAAGGCAGTCGTGTCACCGTGCACCAGAgatgtgaagagtgtgagggAAGCATAGCAATGACACCCATAGACTACAAATCAACGTACAAGgaaaagtcagaaaaacaaTCATAA